In Hemicordylus capensis ecotype Gifberg chromosome 13, rHemCap1.1.pri, whole genome shotgun sequence, a single window of DNA contains:
- the GTF3C1 gene encoding general transcription factor 3C polypeptide 1 isoform X5, which produces MEALWAALDEVALEGLDGVAPGALWERLASRIPPFPLPLEPAVRQLLWAALAGHAELRFYLLPEEPRPPLRLYDRYEEIDLETGILETKRDPVPLDDIYPVHMVLDDSNGVQGSCQYFKERLDITDQVRTKNLQPCFTYSEAYDKWGEKLVIVASQMLRHRTLVGWEGDPDLKLPDFSYCILERLGRARWQGELQRDLSVAFKVDAGKLHYHRRVLDRNGLISMQSHVIRLPTGAQQHSILLLLTRFHIDRRSKYDILMEKLSGILSTRPGQMDTLGHIREELGLCEKTFKRLYQYMLNAGLGKIVTVPLQDVHPDRGPFKTKKGTDIMVRCMKLVKEFRKKVDDYHDDDDEEMITKTVQPVDIVFEKDMLTQTYELIESWGTKGISQAELRAAMNVGKLEARMLCRLLERYKVVKGFMEDEGRQRTTKYMTCAYVEESDLNQQLRREKARSEQLALAGVAAAHEDSLPGEELSLLEEEILLSESENEEEEKEGVRPRKASPRLPQRDPCQSTPTKADRAPAARTPGWRLLESPEELADHLAGNDSTLEVVEEETGLSTCAHFTDATGNVALVEEVRLETPKKSSDEKRKEKCSRALVSERSHETYRLLKRRNLIIEAVRNLRLIESLFALQKMIMDQEKQEGVSTRCCKKSIVRIVQKLSQEGLLRLFRTTVIQDGISRKVEFVVDPSVNPSDPLVKSAIEQVRFRISNSSIRIKIPQTPKSQEHLDEGSHESGVGPALREMEGRSSPCKMEAAGRGREPGAKVRITKFNYHPITVPGLGRSLGFLPKMPRLKIAHHFLWYLAYGHPLNVLQEKASCSPDSSMPDLDAGCTTPGAPPGTAGEEEPNMARLGSPEGPVQDVETEPGEQTVYVNEASWMRHIPPLPIHRELGRGWALVSDILLCLPLSIFVQIVQVSYKVDNLEDYLNDPLKKHMLIRYLPRPIRQKLLYKRRYIFSVVENLQRLCYMGLVQFGPTEKFQEKDQVFVYVKKKAMIVDTTACEPHYNLAQGSRPFDRRLYALSTLQDVENFWFDLQCVCLNTPLGIVRHPRARRSGAKADEAGAALDETLEQESAVHKHNLERKCAMLEYTTGCWEVDNDGSIPGDGLGAGGLDSSFYGHLKRNWIWTSYIINKTRKETAISEARHAVRLQTMLRKHPLPLGTRGSNTTLWGDAPVALDPSVRKEDLEVEKEATLNRTERVKGGKSQKRRRLKKDTMKKTKKKRKKEVRPGEKSKRPRYHDEADQSALQRMTRLRVMWTVQEDSLLMLCRIASNVLNAKVKGPFVPWQVVRDIMHASFEESLDKTSHSVGRRARYIVKNPQTYLNYKVCLAEVYQDKALIDDFMSRKRNYQDPKVCAEEFKDFVERIKEKFSSTLGTPRPLIPDTLEELFLRFRVLAIGNETSQSKKEDVLNSIADIHFLVLQNLIQSTLALSDSQMKSCQSFQTFRLYREYQDDILVKAFLDCQRKSLVNRRRVNHCLGPKKYRALPFVPMSYQLSQSYYRLFTWRFPSTLCSESYQFLLKLKEAGKQDQATSFSFRDQDYSPASDMVTFPLDGPGGYCSAILALFSLGMVSVDVTIPEQIVVVDSTLVENEVTKSLGKEGLEEEEEDDDDLEDNGTDKRRIEVKARQASHTNYLLMRGYYAPGIVSTRNLSPTDNIVVNSCQVRVKLRETPTPEGLRTQEPLDLESLPVGASCLPSSFTRRLSVHEEDHHTGQLLLQSLERYCTSPGDAAAVLEIHSAIEAASHFGVDKVELARQFQNYEEPGAKYTQGLQRYLQGGGQRKYERQRHC; this is translated from the exons ATGGAGGCGCTGTGGGCTGCCTTGGACGAGGTGGCTCTAGAGGGCCTGGATGGTGTCGCGCCCGGAGCCCTTTGGGAGCGACTGGCCAGCCGCATCCCGCCCTTCCCGCTGCCTCTGGAGCCCGCCGTCCGGCAGCTCCTCTGGGCCGCCCTCGCCGGCCATGCCGAACTCCGCTTCTACCTGCTCCCGGAGGAGCCCCGGCCCCCGCTGCGCCTCTATGACCG GTATGAAGAAATTGATCTTGAAACAGGCATTCTGGAGACCAAGCGAGATCCTGTTCCTTTGGATGATATTTATCCTGTGCACATGGTTTTGGATGACAGCAATGGCGTTCAGGGTTCATGCCAATATTTTAAAGAGAGGTTGGATATTACTGATCAGGTCAGGACAAAAAATCTGCAGCCCTGTTTCACATATTCAGAGGCCTATGACAA gtggggagagaagctggTCATTGTGGCCTCCCAGATGCTTCGCCACAGAACTCTGGTCGGTTGGGAAGGGGATCCGGACTTAAAACTTCCTGACTTCTCCTACTGTATTTTGGAGCGGCTAGGGCGTGCTCGATGGCAGGGGGAGCTCCAGAGAGACCTCAGTGTGGCTTTTAA aGTGGATGCTGGGAAGCTTCACTATCACCGCCGGGTGCTGGACCGAAACGGGCTCATCTCCATGCAGTCCCATGTCATCAGGCTGCCCACGGGGGCCCAGCAACACTCCATCCTTCTGCTGCTGACCCGCTTCCATATTGACAG GAGGAGCAAATATGACATCCTGATGGAGAAGCTCTCTGGTATACTGAGCACTCGGCCGGGTCAGATGGACACGTTGGGCCACATACGGGAGGAACTG GGTCTCTGTGAGAAAACATTCAAGCGCCTCTATCAGTATATGCTGAATGCTGGCTTGGGCAAGATCGTCACTGTTCCACTACAGGACGTTCACCCCGACAGAGGCCCCTTCAAGACCAAGAAAG GAACCGACATCATGGTCCGCTGCATGAAGTTAGTGAAGGAATTCCGGAAGAAGGTGGACGATTACCATGATGACGACGACGAGGAGATGATCACCAAGACTGTGCAGCCGGTGGACATTGTCTTCGAGAAGGATATGCTGACGCAGACGTATGAGCTGA tTGAAAGCTGGGGGACCAAAGGCATCTCTCAGGCTGAACTCCGAGCGGCTATGAACGTGGGCAAGCTGGAAGCTCGGATGCTGTGTCGCCTCTTGGAGAGATACAAAGTGGTCAAG GGGTTCATGGAAGACGAAGGCAGACAGCGGACCACCAAGTATATGACGTGTGCGTACGTGGAAGAGAGTGACTTGAACCAGCAGCTTAGGAGGGAGAAGGCCCGGAGCGAGCAGCTGGCCTTGGCCGGTGTGGCTGCTGCCCACGAGGATTCATTGCCTGGGGAAGAGCTCTCTCTGCTGGAGGAAGAGATTCTGCTCTCCGAGTCGGAGaatgaggaagaggagaaagaaggtgTGCGGCCCAGGAAGGCCAGCCCCAGATTGCCACAGAGAGACCCGTGCCAGTCGACGCCCACGAAAG CCGACAGAGCGCCAGCCGCAAGAACCCCGGGGTGGAGGCTGCTTGAGTCCCCAGAAGAGCTTGCGGATCACTTGGCAGGCAACGACTCGACtttggaggtggtggaggaggagaccGGCCTCTCAACGTGCGCCCATTTTACAGATGCCACTGGCAATGTGGCTCTGGTGGAGGAAGTCAGGCTCGAAACGCCCAAA AAGAGCAGTGAtgaaaagaggaaggagaagtgcTCACGAGCCTTGGTGAGTGAGCGATCACACGAGACCTACCGCCTGCTGAAGCGCCGAAACCTCATCATAGAGGCTGTCCGGAACCTCCGCTTGATCGAAAGCTTGTTTGC GCTTCAGAAAATGATCATGGATCAGGAGAAGCAAGAAGGGGTCTCCACCAGATGCTGCAAGAAGTCCATCGTCCGTATAGTGCAGAAGCTCTCCCAGGAAGGGCTCCTTCGCCTCTTCCGCACCACCGTGATCCAGGACGGCATCAGCAGAAAG GTTGAGTTTGTCGTCGATCCATCTGTGAATCCCAGTGACCCACTGGTGAAGAGCGCCATTGAGCAAGTGCGCTTCCGCATCTCCAACTCCAGCATCAG GATTAAAATTCCGCAGACCCCCAAATCCCAGGAGCACCTGGATGAAGGGAGCCATGAGTCAGGTGTTGGGCCTGCCTTGAGGGAAATGGAAGGCCGCTCCTCTCCTTGCAAAATGGAGgcggctggcagggggagggagcccGGGGCGAAGGTGCGCATCACGAAATTCAACTACCACCCCATCACAG tgCCAGGTCTTGGGCGCTCCCTGGGCTTCCTTCCCAAAATGCCTCGCTTGAAGATCGCCCACCATTTCCTCTGGTACTTGGCCTATGGGCATCCACTCAATGTTCTGCAGGAGAAGGCCAGTTGCAGTCCCGACAGTAGCATGCCAGACCTTGACGCAGGCTGTACCACCCCTGGGGCCCCACCTGGCACAGCAGGAGAAGAGGAGCCTAACATGGCCCGCTTGGGGAGTCCTGAGGGCCCCGTACAGGACGTCGAAACGGAGCCTGGCGAGCAAACAG tgtACGTGAACGAAGCCTCGTGGATGCGccacatccctcccctccccatccacaGGGAGCTTGGCCGCGGCTGGGCCCTCGTGAGCGACATCCTCCTCTGCCTGCCCCTCTCCATCTTTGTCCAGATAGTGCAAGTCAGCTACAAG GTGGATAACCTGGAAGATTATTTAAATGATCCTCTAAAGAAACACATGCTGATCCGATACCTTCCAAGACCAATTCGACAGAAGCTCCTTTATAAGAG GAGGTACATCTTCTCCGTGGTGGAAAATCTGCAGCGGTTGTGTTACATGGGGCTGGTGCAGTTTGGCCCCACAGAGAAATTCCAGGAGAAAGATCAG GTGTTTGTCTATGTGAAGAAAAAGGCGATGATTGTGGACACCACAGCGTGTGAGCCCCACTACAATCTGGCCCAGGGCAGCCGCCCCTTTGACAGGCGCCTGTATGCTCTGAGCACCCTGCAAGACGTGGAGAATTTCTGGTTTGATCTGCAGTGTGTCTGCCTCAACACCCCCCTCG GAATTGTGCGCCATCCCCGTGCCAGGCGGAGTGGAGCTAAAGCTGATGAGGCTGGCGCTGCCTTGGATGAAACGCTGGAGCAAGAATCGGCAGTGCACAAGCACAACCTGGAGCGCAAGTGCGCCATGCTGGAGTACACGAC AGGCTGCTGGGAGGTGGACAATGATGGTTCGATTCCTGGGGACGGTCTGGGTGCAGGAGGTCTGGATTCCAGCTTCTATGGCCATTTAAAACGCAACTGGATTTGGACAAGCTATATTATTAATAAGACAAGGAAG GAGACCGCCATTTCCGAGGCTCGGCACGCTGTCAGGCTACAGACCATGCTGAGGAAGCACCCTCTGCCGCTTGGCACTAGAG GCAGCAACACCACGCTTTGGGGAGATGCACCGGTGGCGCTCGACCCTTCTGTCCGGAAGGAGGACTTGGAGGTTGAAAAAGAAGCCACACTGAACAGAACCGAGAGAGTGAAGGGTGGGAAGAGCCAGAAGAGGCGGCGGCTGAAGAAGGACACCATGAAGAagacaaagaaaaaaagaaagaagg AGGTGAGGCCTGGAGAAAAGAGCAAAAGGCCACGCTACCACGACGAAGCAGACCAGAGTGCCCTGCAGAGAATGACCCGCCTACGGGTCATGTGGACCGTCCAGGAGGACAGCCTGCTGATGCTGTGCCGGATTGCTAGCAACGTCCTCAACGCCAAG GTGAAGGGGCCATTTGTCCCATGGCAGGTGGTCAGAGATATCATGCATGCCAGCTTTGAGGAGTCGTTGGACAAGACGTCTCATTCCGTTGGGAGGAGAGCTCGCTACATTGTCAAAAACCCACAAACGTACCTCAATTACAA GGTTTGCCTGGCTGAAGTCTACCAAGACAAAGCCCTCATCGATGACTTCATGAGCAGGAAGAGGAACTACCAAGACCCCAAG GTTTGTGCAGAAGAGTTTAAGGACTTTGTGGAGAGGATTAAGGAAAAGTTCAGCTCCACACTAGGAACTCCCAGGCCTCTGATTCCGGACACACTGGAGGAGCTTTTCCTCAG GTTCCGCGTTCTGGCCATTGGAAACGAAACCAGCCAAAGCAAGAAGGAGGACGTGCTCAACAG CATCGCTGACATCCACTTCCTGGTGCTGCAGAATCTGATCCAGAGCACCTTGGCCCTCTCAGACAGCCAGATGAAGTCCTGCCAGTCCTTCCAG ACCTTCCGTCTCTACCGGGAGTATCAGGACGACATCCTTGTGAAGGCTTTCTTGGACTGTCAGAGGAAAAGCTTGGTGAACCGCCGCCGGGTCAaccactgccttggccccaagAAGTACCGGGCCCTGCCCTTTGTGCCCATGTCCTATCAGCTCTCTCAGAGCTATTACCG gCTGTTCACGTGGCGTTTTCCCAGCACGCTCTGCAGCGAATCGTACCAGTTTCTTCTGAAGCTCAAGGAGGCTGGGAAGCAGGACCAGGCGACCAGCTTTTCTTTCCGAGACCAAGACTACTCTCCTGCCTCGGACATGGTGACGTTTCCCTTGGATGGGCCCGGTGGCTACTGCTCAGCTATCCTGGCCCTCTTCTCCCTTGGCATGGTTTCTGTGGACGTGACGATCCCAGAGCAGATTGTGGTAGTGGACAGCACCTTGGTGGAGAACGAAGTCAccaaaag CCTGGGGAAGGAaggtctggaggaggaggaagaggacgaCGATGACCTTGAGGACAATGGAACAGATAAGCGCCGGATAGAGGTGAAGGCCCGCCAGGCTTCACACACCAACTACTTGCTGATGAGAGGCTATTACGCACCAGGCATCGTCAGCACACGCAACCTGAGTCCCACAGACAACATTGTTGTCAATTCCTGTCAAGTGAGggtgaagctgagagagacccctacCCCGGAAGGCCTCCGGACTCAAG AACCACTCGATCTGGAGAGCCTGCCAGTTGGAGCTTCCTGCCTCCCCAGCTCCTTCACCAGACGTCTCAGTGTACACGAAGAAGATCACCACACAGGCCAGCTTCTCCTGCAGTCCCTAGAGCGTTACTGTAccagccctggagatgctgccgctgTCCTTGAAATCCACAGTGCCATTGAGGCAGCTTCCCACTTTGGGGTGGACAAGGTTGAACTTGCCAGACAGTTCCAGAATTACGAAGAGCCTGGTGCGAAGTACACCCAAGGACTGCAGCGGTACCTTCAG GGAGGAGGTCAGCGGAAGTATGAAAGACAAAGGCACTGCTGA